TTGAAACATGATCTCTGCGCGGGATAAGCCTTTTATTTTAGCTACCCGGATATAGTTTTGCCCAATCACATCTGCTACGGAGGCGCGCATGAGTCGAATAAACTGCGTAGTAGGGGCGAGTGCTAGCACGAATGCAGGTAAGATAAGGTGCTTAAGAACACTACTAAACGCAGCTTTGCGATCAGGAGAGTCACTTAGCCACGCATCGACTAATGAGAAGCCAGTGACATGGTCGATATCGTACAAAAGGTTATAGCGACCTGATATAGGTAACCACTCCAACTGTAGGGAGAAAAGCATCACTAAAAGCAAAGCGACCCAAAATAGTGGCGCTGAATATCCCGCCATCGAAATGAAAGAAATAATTCTATCCGACCATTTATTCATACGAACGCCGGCTATCGTTCCCAAAGGGAGACCGATACACAGAGCAAGTACGAAGGCCAGGGTGCAAAGCTCAAGTGTCGCACTAAATACAATACGTACATCATTAAACACAGGCTCGCCATTGGCATTGTTACCTAGATTTAGGTGTGACAATTGTGTCAGGTACTCCTGCCAGCCAGGCCAGAAGTCGTTGATAGCCCAAGGCGATGTCGGATCGAGTCGTAAAATCGAATACCCAATCAAAGATAAAATGAGTAGGGTAATGATGAAGAGATTGAGACGGCGTATGGTGTAGATAAACACTTATTGTTCCCTCTCTACATTCTCAAAACTCAAGGTATTAAAGGCACTGGTATCAAAGCCCTTAAGTGAATTATGTTTGGCTTGAAACTGCATGCCGTGCGCTATAGGCACAATAGGCACCTCTTGATTTAATATATTCTGAGCCTGTCGGTAGAGATTCAAACGATATCGTTGTTCGGTGGTTTCCTTTGCCAGATCGAGTAAAAAATCAAAATCGGAATTGCACCAAGTGGATATGTTTAGTCCTGCATTTTGCGCATCACATGATAACA
Above is a genomic segment from Vibrio gallicus containing:
- a CDS encoding ABC transporter permease, encoding MFIYTIRRLNLFIITLLILSLIGYSILRLDPTSPWAINDFWPGWQEYLTQLSHLNLGNNANGEPVFNDVRIVFSATLELCTLAFVLALCIGLPLGTIAGVRMNKWSDRIISFISMAGYSAPLFWVALLLVMLFSLQLEWLPISGRYNLLYDIDHVTGFSLVDAWLSDSPDRKAAFSSVLKHLILPAFVLALAPTTQFIRLMRASVADVIGQNYIRVAKIKGLSRAEIMFQHVLRNAIPPLLPMIGVQLSSMLTFAIITESIFNWPGIGRYLLDALATRDYVAIQAGVMVVATFVLATQILSELVGTLINPLARKEWYAKH